DNA from Chelonia mydas isolate rCheMyd1 chromosome 3, rCheMyd1.pri.v2, whole genome shotgun sequence:
TGAAACAAATGGGCCCTGACGCATGCCATGAAAGTCACTAAATCAGACTATTTCAGAGCCCTGGAGCCCTTCGGAATTCTGTTCGCCTGTTAGCCACCTTCTCTGTTATATCAAGGGTGAACTCACATCAGTACCTATACCGACCACAACTGTGGCAGTGTTTCACAGCAAGAGAGACTGTCACTCAGCTGGACTGACTCTCGATCATTTAGGGCTATCTCATTTAAAACCAGCATTGTTAAACCTATCTGTGAGCTCACAAGTAACCAGTGCAGATACCATTACACAGGCGTTACGTGCTTTCTGAAGGACACTGTACTTACAAACCAagcagccacctgctgcaccAGGTTGTAGCTTACAAACGGTTTTAAGATGTAGTCTCATGTGAAGCGCACTGCAGTAATCTAACCTGGAAGTGACAAAGGCCTGGATAGTGGGAGCACACTTCCATACCGTCACAGCTGTCAAGCCAGGCATAGATGGTAAAATACCTTTGGAACCGCTGCTCCCACCCGATTTTCTAACTGCAGCTGTTGGCCTAACAAAGCCCTATGTTATAAGCTCAGGTGACTAAAGGCAATTGAACTTAGAAGCAGATATAATCTCTGCCACTTTTTGCAGTTGTTTCTCCCAGCCTACCAACATCACCTCTGTCTTGGCTGAGCCTCAATCCAGACATCTTTCTCTCTTCCATGCCTCAATCTCCACTAGACACTGGGTCAGTCTCTCAACTGTTTTATGACTTTAATAATCTGCCACAGGCCTATCCAAATGGAACTTTGGGTTAGGCAATACAGTGACAAGCATCTAAATTCATCCCCCAAATGAttccgttgaagtcaatagagtcaAATCACAAACTAATTTCACCCCTTTTTTGTTCAACATGCATATTCACACACCAAAAACTGAAGGAAATGTTTTATTAggtctgtcaattaatcgcagttaactcacacaattaactcaaaaaaattaattgtgattaaaaaattaattgcgattaatcgcacttataacaatagaataccaattgaaatttattaaatatttttgaatgttcttctacattttcaatattgatttcaattacaacacagaatacaaagtgcacagtgctcactttgtattattattttgattacaaatatatgcactgtaaaaataataaacaaaagaaatagtatttttcaattcacctcatacaagtactgaagtgcaatctctttatcatgaaagtgtaacttacaaatgcaaatttttttttggttacataactgcactcagaaacaaaacagggtaaattttagagcctacaagtccactcagtcctacttattaTTCTGCCAattgttaagacaaacaagttcgtttacatttacgggacatactgctgcctgcttctatttacagtgtcacctaaaAGCGAGAAcaagtgtttgcatggcacttttgtagccagtgttgcaaggtatttacatgccaaatatgttaaacattcatatgtcctctggaatggtggttgaagcattaagGAACATATGAAACTTTATtgcacctggcacataaatatcttgtgacatcggctacaacaatgccatgtaaATGCttgttcttgctttcaggtgacattgtaaacaaagagcgggcagcattatttcctgcaaacgtaaacaaatttgcttgtctgagcgattggctgaacaaaaagtaggactgagaggacttgtaggctctaaagttttacattgttttgtttttgaatgtagttattttttgtacgtaattctacatttgtaagttcaactttcatgatagattgCGCTgcagtacttgtgttaggtgaactgcaaaatactattttttatttttacagtgcatttaTAATAAAAGATAAACATAAAGTCagtactgtatactttgtattctgtgttgtaattgaaattaatatatttgaaaatgtagtaaacatccaaaaatatttaaaataaatggtattctattgtttaacagcatgattaatcaccattaatttttttaagtgcttgacagccctattttttatCAGTAATAATGAAAATGTGTGCGTGCATATCTAGGGGAAAAAACTCTATTTCACTTGAAGGCTAATAAGAGAGTATTTGTGCTTGTGTCAGTAATGTTAGCAAAGGATTGGATTCTATCACATAATTCCAGTCAGGGCCTTTCATGCTGATATATGGAGAAAGGGACCTTAGAAACAGATCTAAGATAGTAACTGTAAATTATTATTGACTTTTGACATAATAGTTTGATCAGTTATTTAATGTTTGACACCATGCAATGTGTTTGATTCTGTGGGTTTGTCCTGTAGACAGCAGCCTGGCATCTATAAAATTATTCCAGTCAAAGAAACTCAggtagggaaaaagaaaaggaggacttgtggcaccttagagactaaccaatttatttgagcatgagctttcgtgagctacagctcacttcatcgcatgcatgctgtggaaatcgcacaagacattttatacacagacaccatgaaacaatgcctcctcccaccccactctcctgctggtaatagcttatctaaagtgatcatcaagttgggccatttccagcacaaatccaggttttctcactcccccacccccatactcacacaaactcactctcctgctggtaatagctcatccgaagtgaccactccccctacaatgtgcatgataatcaaggtgggccatttccagcacaaatccaggttttctccaaaTCCaggtagggggagtggtcacttcggatgagctattaccagcaggagagtgagtttgtgtgagtatgggggtgggggagtgagaaaacctggatttgtgctggaaatggcccactttgattttcatgcaggttgtagggagagtggtcactttggataggctattaccagcaggagagtgagtttgtgtgtgtggtttttggaggggggtgagagaacctggatttctgcaggaaatggcccacattgattatcatatgcattgtgaagacagtggtcactttggatgggctattaccagcaagagagtgagtttgtttgtgggagggcggagggtgagaaaacctggatttgtgctggaaatggcccaacttgatgatcactttagataagctattaccagcaggagagtggggtgggaggaggcattgtttcatggtgtctgtgtataaaatgtcttgtgcgatttccacagcatgcatgcgatgaagtgagctgtagctcacgaaagctcatgctcaaataaattggttagtctctaaggtgccacaagtcctccttttctttttgcgaatacagactaacacggctgttactctgaaacctgtcaggtagGGAACCAACTTTATTGCTGTATGTTCAACTTCCAAAAAGAACTGTCACACCCAATATCTAGCATTTCTCCAAGATCTAGCCTCCTattgatttaaacaaaatttgTAAGGCCCACTGAAATAGCGTCATCTGGTGAAAGCCAATAATATTACAAACTATGACAACTTTACACTCAGGACATTGAGTAAATCATTCATATTTGAgcgatttattttttgtttaatttcgtGTTACTGCAAACATTTGAATGaacataaatgaataataaaatgcATGGAAATAAACACGGATATTATCCAGAATTCATACAAcataaaatcaaatccttccaaggcTAATTAGAACAAATGTTAACATTGTGCCTGAGCTATGACTATATAACTAGCAAAAGTGTGCACAAAAATAGGCGACAAAGATTTTCCTGTTTTGTCTGTGCAAGTGCACATTTTGCTTGAGTACAATTCAGGTACATCATTTGGAAAATTTAGAACCCAATATATAGTCAGATCTTGTGTACTTCAGAACATAGTTACTGTTCAGTTAAGTAACTAAGgtgggccctgatcctacaaacacttcgATGTGTTTAACTTTATAGCCACTGccagtaactccattgacttcagttggcctCCCTGATGCATAAAGTTAAGCGCTTATTTGCTTAATTTTTTGCAGGATAGAGGCCATAATTCATGATATGTTCCAAGCACAATGAAACCATTTAATTAGATACAAGCCTATTCTCCATAGTTCCAATGCTAATAGGACCATTTAATAAAAACTATCAAAATTTTAATAGTGTCTAATGCCTGAACAAGTAACATCCAGTTCTGTCATCTACAATACACCTACAGCTGAATCTCTGCCTTTACATGCACAACAGATTATTGTTGTTGCATGTTAGGAGGAAGTGGTGATCATTTGAATTTAATCTGTACTTATAATAATGCTGCTATTTCTTGTTTCTCGAGTTCCTAATATTCGAGCGCATTTTTACTGAAGTTGAGGGTGAACCCATCAGAACAGAATACCTACTTCCTTTTTGCCTGGCGCATTTTTCTGTGAGTAATTGGtgagtaataaaataaaacaaggctgtgcaaatatttgaaagggaCTCTGACCAAATCTGTTTAATCCATGCATCTGCAAAGTGTAAGAAGTGGAGCTGTGATGATTTTTAGCAATATTTGGAGGTTACTTACTGATTTAATTGAAGTATCTGAAATCTTCTTATCTTTCAGAAATCTATCTTCGTTACCCATGCTTATCATTTATCCACCCCATAAGACTCTTCTGTCTATATTGTTATAATTCCAGGTTATTCACTTGTTTACCTTTGCATCACATTAGTACTTTTGACAACTCATGTATTCGTTGATAGTGAAATGAAATATACTGAGGTACATGCACTGGAAAAATGGCATGTTGCTGGGTTTGTATTACATATAGCATATAGACagtgtgtgtgatatatataaGCACTATTAAAGAACTTATGTTTTTAgtggatcaatatgaaaatgtaCCCCTGATAATTACTTAATACAGTATAGAAAAATAGAGCCAGAAGCAGGCACACTAACCAATTACTATTATTAGTAACAAATTTTTGGTCTGAATTAGCTCCTATTGTAGTCAGCATGAAGTGTGGCAAGCCTGTGGACTCAGGATTAAatactgcagtccttattcaCCCCATTTAAAATGGGGCTTAAATTCTGTATCCTCACCAAACTGACAGAATTTACTTTTTATAATTTATGAGAGTTTTtcaagtaaatctgttaattcATTTGAGTTATAAACTTTTTTATATCACCACTTCTGATTTTTTGCTGCGGAGGGAGGGCTGAATCTAATCTTTAGGGTCCTTGGAGTTTGAGAATTGAGAACAGACTCACTTGCAGATTATTCCAAAATCTAAGGCatgggttatttttttaaattgatgtgtATGGTCTGTAAATACTTTGAGCCATAACTATTTCTATTTACTCTGCATGCaatttttcaatttatttgtTGTTAAATGCATTTTACAACTACTGTGGCAAATAATTGATTTCACAATGATTCATTGTGACAGAGTGTGTGGTTTTAATATATAATTGCAAGGTAAATCACCTCGGGAGAAACTGACAGAGATAGCATTGTCTTACATCTAGTTAATTCAAGGCTTCATTGGCTGAACTATAAGCAAGGACTCAGGTACAGCCTGTCTCCTGCATCTTGGTAAAACCATAGGAAGGAGCAGCTGTCCTGCATGCGAGTGCTGATAGCTTACAACAAACAAGAAAATCAGCTGGGACAATGGAGATTGGACAGTGGACAAATGACAATGGCTGGATGGAGACAGAAAGTGCATACTCAAGACTTAAAGGAGTAGCTAGAGACTGTGCGAGGGTCTTGAGAGTGGAGCTGGCCAGGAAGCAGAGTTGGGGAAACAGTAGAGCCTGTTAAACAATCACATCTGCTTGGTTTGAAACTTTATACTTCCAAGAAAGAGCTTTAAATAGTATTCAAGCTTCCTCTACCAGGTGCTCAAATCTCTTCAGGCTTCCAGGCTACTGCAGCTTCACAACTAAAACTTTGAGAAGCAGGCAAAGGAAGTTGGAGCACTGGTTAAAGCTTTCTCTAATGGGCGTGCCAAGTCTGAAACAGAGAAGACCATCTCCTCGGTCCCACACACAGACTAGcgtctctctccagccccttgACAAATGCGTCTGCAGTCCCCACAGCTCCATATGCAAAATTTTTTAAACCCAAATAATTCCTATACAAAAGAGTTTGTTAAATTAGAGTTAAGGTGTTTCCTCACAATAATGCAAATACTGAAAATCAAAGAAATCATAAGTTAAGGCAGAATTCACACAACTAATACCAGTCTCCAAGTGTTAGTCCACTACCGCTCTTCCTCACCAACACAAACACACTCAATTTCAGTTCAACAGTACTATCACCTTCAACTACAGCTGACCAGAGAACAATTCTGTTTCGCGGCAACCTGCTGAGGTGTTGAAATTAGTTTTTGTTCTGCACTGGCATGAAAGCAAaacctttcaaacattttcacaaacatCAAGGGAGAGTGCATGGGTCGGGCACTGGCCTGTGGTGGGGGAGACCCCAgcttcaagtctctgctccacctGATTCACAGCAGAGTTTTTTTCctcccagatcactctgaatctggcagagcaggaacttgaacctgagtctcctacACCACAGGccaatgccctaaccaccagactccAGAATACTGTACCAGACTCACTTTACCCTGCCTCAAAAAATTTCCTACCTTTTTTCAATGAAGACTTCATCAAAACTGGAACATCTcaatgaaaacaatatattttgatGAATTTTGTTAGTCTTGGTTTTCTCTGTTGCCGCATATTTCTTGTTTTGCTCTCTTGACACTTCCTGTTTTCCTCTCCtgatccaatccacttccctcctgcacagggaCTCAAGAGGACACCAGAACTGTCCTCACCATTTCTTTTCTCATCAGAGGAAGCACGTCACGAAAATGAGTGGGGTAAGCAGTGTATTAGTGAAGTGTATTAATATACCAATGAAACAATTGATTTGGAAGTGGGAGTTCTATGAAGTGCTGGACAAATTGTCATGACCTTGGGAGTGATTGGCTAATAAGAGTTTTATTTGTGATGATGTGATGTTTCATAGACTGTGTTGTCACTGGATATCCTGCTGAAGTTTTTGTACGGAGTTCTGTGCACTATTCCAGAAGATTATTGCCATCTCTTACAGTTCAGTTACAATTTTATTACGCTCATTAGCCACCATATTTCCAGAAACTCAACAAACAATACTCCAAGGAGCACAGCACTAATTTGAATGCTAGAAAGAATGCTGATATTTCATTGGCTAAAGcacaagaaaaacaacaaatacacTATGCTAGAAGAAAGACTTGTAAATATGGGAAAACAACATTCAAGGTTAGGGACCGTGTTATGTAAATGGTGGAGTCTttttaacttgaagtctttaaaccatgatttgaggacttcagtaactcagccagtagttaggggtctattacaggagtgggtggatgtatctaaaagcagaatttgatcctttaTGTCTCATGCCATCAATTCTCCATTGTTTACGCAATAGAGAGAACTTGCAGAAATGAGCACTAATGTTTATGCTAACTGGCTGTATTGTTTTTGCAGGTAGAACCCAACTACACAGAATATCCAGACTACACATTTGATTATGATAAAATTACATCACCATGTGACAAGGGGGAAGTCAGAAACTTCACAAAAGTATTTTTGCCAATTGCATACTCAATTATGTGTGTCTTGGGCTTAGTGGGTAACATCTTTGTAGTGATGACCTTTGctttatataaaaaaaccaaGTCTATGACCGATATATACCTCTTCAACATGGCCATAGCAGACATATTGTTTGTTCTCACTCTTCCATTCTGGGCAGTAAATTATGCTGCTGAAAAATGGATCTTTGGTGACTTCATGTGCAAAATTACCAGAGGTATTTATGCAATCAACTTCAATTGTGGTATGCTGCTCTTGGCCTTTATCAGTATGGACCGATACATTGCTATTGTACAGGCAACAAAGTCATTTAAACTTCGGGCTAGAACGCTAGCATACAGTAGACTGATCTGTTTGGTTGTATGGGTATCGTCAATTTTAATTTCCAGTTCCACTTTCATATTCAGTCAAAGCTACAGCCACGCCGTCAATGAAAGAGAAAAGATTTGTGAACACGGATCCAATACAGAGACCAAAGGCACTGTGTTGAAATTATTGCTGCTGGGTATGCAACTTGCATTTGGATTTTTTATCCCTCTGCTGTTTATGGTATTTTGCTATGCATTCATTGTCAAAACCTTGGTGAAAGCTCAGAATTCCAAAAGAAACAAAGCAATATGTCTGATTATATTAATTGTCATTGTTTTCCTGGTTTGTCAAGTACCATATAACATGGTTCTTCTTGTGACTGCCATAAATATGGGTAAATTAAATAAACAGTGTGATAGTGAAAAGCAAATAGTCTTTGCAAAGTACATTACAGAAGCCCTGGCCTTCTTCCATTGTTGTTTGAACCCAGTGCTCTACGCATTTATCGGGGTGAAATTTAGAAGTTACTTTGTGAATATGATGAGGGATCTGTGGTGCCTGAGATACAAAAAATACAAGACCAAGAGTTCAAGGATAAGTTCTGATACCTGTCACTCAAGGCAGACAAGTGAAATTATGAGTGACAATGTGTCATCCTTTACTATGTAATATGACTTCAACATTATTACGAAGGAGCTTTGATTATATTCATCCAACAATCCAAACCAATCTCATTATTCATGTCACAGCCAGTGATTTTGACTTTCCGACACCCTAAATAGTAGTTTCTATGATCTACAGCTCCCTCCATCAAAACTATTAACATAAACAGAAGAATGACGCGACTATGGAAAACTCGTATTAATCACTGTCTAGCTAATGTTTATGCTGTTTTCAAATACAGGCACTTAAAATCCTCCAGAGAGCTAAATTTATCAAGCAACTTCCTTGATTCTAATGAAAAATTGCAAGTTTGTTTTGAACATGGCCTTGgtattttggttttaaaacaggGCTCAACTCAGTATCTCATATCATAACAACAATTTTAATAGAATaacaacaattttaaaagcatCAGAGAGGCAAATTCACCACCAACCCAACTCCATTTATACttatgttattattaattatttatattgcagtaatgtCTCGAGGTCCTGACTAAGACTGGGACCCCTTTCTGCTAGCATTGTAcgtacacatagtaagagacagtccccgcACCAACGAGCTTGCATACTGAATAGCCAAGACAGAGAATGGGAAGGGACATGATCAAGCCCACATAGTAGGGCTGTGGAAGAatggtctcctgagtccccgtGCAGTGCAGTGCCCTAACTACTGACTGCTGCCTCCCTATATAATCGTGTCTTCTTATGTCAGCACTGAATTGTCCAGAGCCAATACTACCATGGCTACTGAAGGgactagtttgtttttttaaaactacacacTGAAAGGTTTGGGAACATCTCCTCAGTTTTTATCATCTGTGGAACAGAAAATAAGGTTTATTTGAGAAGAGATATTTTCCTGATTTGGCAGTGGAACTTCAGGTTTTCGACTCTCCGAAACTGACCATTTTGTAAATTTGTCCTTGCGAAAAGCCAAAACACCACtctgaatatttttctgtttgctttattaaatgaaattttaaattcaCATGAGTGATTTCTGTTTTTCAATGAAGATGGCCTAACAGGGCAGTATTTGGCTCACTTGATACtctggtattttattttattttattggacaaACGACATGCAGAAAAATCCTGAAGTTGTTTCTCAGTCCTTATTAGTCATTAAAATTCCTGTTGGGCTCAATTGTGCTACCTGCTAAACTGATGCAAATCTGGACTAACTCCACAGACTTCAGAAATTACTCTGATAtgattgagagcagaatttggttcattGACTGTAATGTAAAGTCTGCCAGAGTTAatactgagtaaggacttcagtatTTGACCAGTTATGAATAAACCTTCAATACTTATACAATAAACTGTAAAATTATTAGTCAGTGCTGgagaaataaattggttagtctctaaggtgccacaagtactccttttctttttgcgaatacagactaacacggctgttactctaaaacagtACAACCTAATCATGATCCAGCATAAAACTGGGATACATCTTTTATGCAATTTAGCTATTTCTCACATTTTATATTTACACAAGTTTTCAGCAATAAAGATTCAGAATGAAACTTAACGGATTTTTTTAAGTTATGCACAACACTCAGGAAAATATGTAAATAACACAGCTACTTAAAATGGTTGTTACAGTTTCTTTAATACTTCTGTTTAGTTAATTAAAAGTTCTGTTTGTTATGGGAGCTCATAAAATTGTAACAGCGGTCAGAAGAGAATAAGAGAAGAAGTCCCACCCCTTCATAAATGGGATTGGTAGGAGAATATTCTAGACAGGAGCTTGGAATCTTGGAGGGAATGATTTTGGTTCTGAAGTGTAGCAAGCAATTTCAGTCTGAAATGGAGGGTTGGGGGCAAAGTGTAGAAAGGAGCAAAAGCAGCTGCTTTGCTTCAATCTCTACAAGCACAGCTCCTTTGCAGAACAGCTGAAATGTGGGGAAGTGACTAGCTAGATCCCGACAGGTGTCTGGGGAATAGTTTCTGCATGTGGACTGTTCCCTTCTCAGATCAGTATAAGTTCTGGCTTTGGCAGAGTAACTACCCTCGCATGATTCTAACTGGCTGCAGAAGGGGGAAGCAGGCTGGAGCCAGCAAAGTGCCTGCCAGGGCAGCATGTCAGGGCCAAGAGctgtgctgctggtgctgctggagtACTGAGGGAGAGCACAGATGGGACATGCTACATGGGGACTGTTCACGTTGGAGCAATTTATCGACGTTTGTAA
Protein-coding regions in this window:
- the LOC102933024 gene encoding C-C chemokine receptor type 6 is translated as MSGVEPNYTEYPDYTFDYDKITSPCDKGEVRNFTKVFLPIAYSIMCVLGLVGNIFVVMTFALYKKTKSMTDIYLFNMAIADILFVLTLPFWAVNYAAEKWIFGDFMCKITRGIYAINFNCGMLLLAFISMDRYIAIVQATKSFKLRARTLAYSRLICLVVWVSSILISSSTFIFSQSYSHAVNEREKICEHGSNTETKGTVLKLLLLGMQLAFGFFIPLLFMVFCYAFIVKTLVKAQNSKRNKAICLIILIVIVFLVCQVPYNMVLLVTAINMGKLNKQCDSEKQIVFAKYITEALAFFHCCLNPVLYAFIGVKFRSYFVNMMRDLWCLRYKKYKTKSSRISSDTCHSRQTSEIMSDNVSSFTM